A genomic window from Candidatus Methylomirabilota bacterium includes:
- a CDS encoding methyltransferase domain-containing protein — MTRSRRGGRAIHVALLAMGLLLAGACAHRESVVPYVWTPDDIAAHMLRLADVQPSDVVYDLGSGDGRIVLIAARQFDARGVGIEIEPRLVEESRETAKKLKVDDRVEFIQKSFFDVDVSPATVVTLYLGRELNLRLRPKLQRELRKGSRIVSHEFDMGDWAPDKTITVQGKDKVYRLMLWTVR, encoded by the coding sequence ATGACGCGATCGCGGAGAGGCGGGCGGGCGATCCACGTGGCCCTGCTCGCGATGGGGCTGCTGCTGGCGGGGGCCTGCGCGCACCGGGAATCCGTGGTGCCGTACGTGTGGACCCCGGATGACATCGCGGCGCACATGCTGCGTTTGGCCGACGTGCAGCCGAGCGACGTGGTGTACGACCTGGGCTCGGGCGATGGCCGCATCGTGCTGATCGCGGCGCGGCAGTTCGACGCGCGGGGCGTCGGGATCGAGATCGAGCCCCGCCTTGTCGAGGAGAGTCGCGAGACCGCGAAGAAGCTCAAGGTGGACGACCGCGTGGAGTTCATCCAGAAGAGCTTCTTCGACGTGGACGTGAGCCCGGCCACCGTGGTGACGCTCTACCTCGGCCGCGAGCTGAACCTCCGCCTGCGCCCCAAGCTCCAGCGCGAGCTGCGCAAGGGGTCGCGCATCGTCTCCCACGAGTTCGACATGGGGGACTGGGCGCCCGACAAGACCATCACCGTCCAGGGCAAGGACAAGGTCTACCGGCTCATGCTGTGGACGGTGCGCTGA
- the pncA gene encoding bifunctional nicotinamidase/pyrazinamidase produces MTHHRRAFLGMAAAGLVTALVGSRTERAGAQSGAIKPGPTDVLLVIDVQNCFTPGGSLAVKDGDTIIPLINKLGGYFEHVVLTQDWHTPAHVSFASSHSGKKPFEAIKLPYGDQVLWPDHCVQGTQGAELHPGLKIPHAELIIRKGYRREIDSYSAFLEADGKTPTGLAGYLKERGLTECYFAGLATDFCVAWSALDARKAGFNAAVIEDACRGIDVQGSLAKAWADMQAAGVKRMQSSDIATT; encoded by the coding sequence ATGACGCATCATCGCCGGGCATTCCTGGGAATGGCCGCCGCCGGGCTCGTCACCGCCCTCGTGGGGAGCCGGACCGAGCGCGCGGGCGCGCAGTCGGGGGCGATCAAGCCGGGGCCGACGGACGTGCTGCTTGTCATCGACGTGCAGAACTGCTTCACGCCGGGCGGCTCGCTCGCCGTGAAGGACGGCGACACGATCATCCCCCTCATCAACAAGCTGGGGGGCTACTTCGAGCACGTCGTGCTCACGCAGGACTGGCACACGCCCGCGCACGTGTCGTTCGCCTCGAGCCACTCCGGCAAGAAGCCCTTCGAGGCCATCAAGCTTCCCTACGGGGATCAGGTGCTGTGGCCCGATCACTGCGTGCAAGGCACGCAGGGCGCGGAGCTCCACCCCGGGCTGAAGATCCCGCACGCCGAGCTCATCATCCGTAAGGGCTACCGCCGCGAGATCGACTCCTACTCGGCGTTTCTGGAGGCGGACGGGAAGACGCCGACCGGCCTCGCCGGCTATCTCAAGGAGCGCGGCCTCACCGAATGCTACTTCGCGGGCCTCGCCACCGACTTCTGCGTGGCGTGGTCGGCGCTCGACGCGCGCAAGGCCGGCTTCAACGCCGCCGTCATCGAGGACGCCTGCCGCGGCATCGACGTGCAGGGCTCGCTGGCGAAGGCGTGGGCCGACATGCAGGCTGCGGGCGTGAAGCGGATGCAGTCCAGCGACATCGCGACCACGTGA
- a CDS encoding TRAP transporter small permease: protein MIRRALGNIVEGVLLVMMVALCADVFLGVFSRYVLVRTFTWYDEIARLLFVWIVFLGAAVGVKRGVHFRLHLLVDRFPPALQRLTVIFGILVMMGFGWILIQQGWKLVELGQFQQTAVMGLSKQYIYLSVPVGGVLVILFSLGHLWRAVRGAPLTGGGH, encoded by the coding sequence GTGATCCGTCGCGCGCTCGGCAACATCGTCGAGGGCGTTCTGCTCGTGATGATGGTCGCCCTCTGCGCGGACGTCTTCCTCGGCGTGTTCTCGCGCTACGTGCTCGTGCGCACCTTCACCTGGTACGACGAGATCGCCCGGCTCCTCTTCGTCTGGATCGTGTTCCTCGGCGCGGCGGTGGGCGTCAAGCGCGGCGTCCACTTCCGCCTCCATCTCCTCGTCGACCGGTTCCCTCCCGCGCTCCAGCGCCTCACGGTGATCTTCGGCATCCTCGTGATGATGGGCTTCGGCTGGATCTTGATCCAGCAGGGCTGGAAGCTCGTCGAGCTGGGCCAGTTCCAGCAGACCGCGGTGATGGGGCTGTCGAAGCAGTACATCTACCTGTCGGTGCCGGTGGGCGGTGTCCTCGTCATCCTCTTCAGCCTCGGGCATCTCTGGCGCGCGGTGCGCGGCGCCCCCCTCACCGGAGGCGGCCACTGA
- a CDS encoding TRAP transporter large permease yields MVILVALAFGVLLVLGIPVAFVIGAAGFVGLYWSGQYPLTVIVKQIFEGVDSFVLLAIPLFILAGALMETGGIAVRLVRLAQVLVGWIRGGLSMAVVVAEYIFSGISGSTVADVSAIGSTMIPPMLRAGYRPEQAVAVVSAASAMGILVPPCILMIVIGSVANVSVAALFAAGFLPAVVLALAIMVYIWFDARRSGLEAREVAGLRAIWHAFVDAVIPLGLPAIIFGGILGGAVTPTEAAVLAVVYAFVVGVFVYREIKWRDLPGILVHSAVVTAAVCFLLGTAAVVAWILAVEQVPQTLLRMMLAVPGGNLVFLILTSILFIALGAVLEGLPAVVILLPTFMPVVQRLGIDVIHYSTVVVAATGIGLFLPPIGVGFFIACGIAKVPVDRATRDMMPYVYMMCVGLLVVILVPWVTLVLPRILKLG; encoded by the coding sequence ATGGTCATCCTCGTCGCTCTCGCCTTCGGGGTCCTGCTGGTGCTCGGCATCCCGGTGGCCTTTGTCATCGGCGCCGCGGGCTTCGTGGGGCTCTACTGGTCGGGCCAGTATCCCCTCACGGTCATCGTGAAACAGATCTTCGAGGGCGTGGACTCGTTCGTGCTCCTGGCCATTCCGCTCTTCATCCTCGCCGGCGCCCTCATGGAGACGGGGGGCATCGCGGTGCGGTTGGTGCGGCTGGCCCAGGTGCTGGTGGGCTGGATCCGCGGCGGGCTCTCGATGGCGGTGGTGGTGGCGGAGTACATCTTCTCCGGTATCTCCGGCTCCACGGTGGCCGACGTCTCCGCCATCGGCTCGACCATGATCCCGCCCATGCTGCGCGCAGGCTACCGGCCCGAGCAGGCGGTGGCGGTGGTCTCGGCGGCGTCCGCCATGGGGATTCTCGTCCCGCCCTGCATCCTCATGATCGTGATCGGCTCCGTCGCCAATGTCTCGGTCGCGGCGCTGTTCGCGGCGGGCTTCCTGCCCGCGGTGGTCCTCGCCCTGGCCATCATGGTGTACATCTGGTTCGACGCGCGGCGCAGCGGCCTCGAGGCGCGCGAGGTCGCCGGCCTGCGGGCGATCTGGCACGCGTTCGTGGACGCGGTGATCCCGCTGGGTCTCCCCGCCATCATCTTCGGGGGCATCCTCGGCGGCGCGGTCACGCCCACCGAGGCCGCCGTGCTCGCCGTCGTCTACGCCTTCGTCGTCGGCGTGTTCGTGTATCGCGAGATCAAATGGCGCGACCTGCCCGGCATCCTCGTCCACAGCGCGGTGGTGACCGCCGCGGTGTGCTTCCTCCTCGGCACCGCCGCGGTGGTGGCGTGGATCCTCGCGGTGGAGCAGGTCCCGCAGACCTTGCTGCGGATGATGCTCGCGGTGCCGGGCGGCAACCTCGTCTTCCTCATCCTCACCTCGATCCTCTTCATCGCGCTGGGCGCGGTGCTCGAAGGGCTGCCTGCGGTGGTGATCCTGCTGCCAACGTTCATGCCGGTGGTGCAGCGGCTCGGCATCGACGTCATCCACTACTCGACGGTGGTCGTCGCCGCCACGGGCATCGGCCTCTTCCTGCCGCCCATCGGCGTGGGGTTCTTCATCGCCTGCGGCATCGCGAAGGTGCCGGTGGACCGAGCGACGCGCGACATGATGCCGTACGTTTACATGATGTGCGTGGGGCTGCTGGTGGTCATCCTGGTGCCCTGGGTCACGCTCGTGCTGCCCCGTATCCTCAAGCTCGGCTGA
- a CDS encoding TRAP transporter substrate-binding protein — MTRPLRLVLCFGLSLVLTLVLAPAPPVDAQAPIVWKVGTGVGPDSPVNLAAAVLDKTLQEKSKGRMKTELHLGNSLAKGEAAHLEGAQLGTIDIVPVGSAPIGGMFEPTYQALDLPFLWSSRDQVWKIMDGPLGQELLKKMEAKGVKAFCFGGGWGFRNMMSNKRPIVVPDDMKGQTIRVQESPTYIALMKALGANPVPMPYVEVYLAMKQGTIDGMELPSFTVTSDKFQEVTKYYSLTRHSYPPIGWFANLKKYQALPPELQKAVDESMRAACDANRKIEVEREKQDFDIMRKAGTQINEVKDIKQFQALMKPVYDGVESKVGKDFMTKLNAAIAAAGK, encoded by the coding sequence ATGACGCGACCGCTCCGCCTCGTCCTGTGTTTCGGCCTCTCCCTCGTTCTCACCCTGGTGCTGGCGCCCGCGCCGCCCGTGGACGCGCAGGCCCCAATCGTGTGGAAGGTGGGCACCGGCGTGGGCCCTGACAGCCCGGTCAACCTCGCCGCCGCCGTGCTCGACAAGACGCTCCAGGAGAAGTCCAAGGGGCGGATGAAGACCGAGCTTCACCTCGGCAACTCGCTCGCCAAGGGCGAGGCCGCGCACCTCGAGGGCGCGCAGCTCGGCACCATCGACATCGTTCCGGTCGGCTCTGCGCCCATCGGTGGCATGTTCGAGCCCACCTACCAGGCGCTGGACCTCCCCTTCCTCTGGTCGAGCCGCGACCAGGTGTGGAAGATCATGGACGGCCCGCTGGGTCAGGAACTCCTCAAGAAGATGGAGGCCAAGGGCGTGAAGGCCTTCTGCTTCGGTGGCGGCTGGGGCTTCCGCAACATGATGTCGAACAAGCGCCCGATCGTGGTGCCCGACGACATGAAGGGCCAGACCATCCGCGTGCAGGAGTCACCGACCTACATCGCGCTCATGAAGGCGCTGGGGGCGAACCCGGTGCCCATGCCCTACGTCGAGGTCTACCTCGCCATGAAGCAGGGCACCATCGACGGGATGGAGCTGCCGTCCTTCACGGTGACTTCGGACAAGTTCCAGGAGGTGACGAAGTACTACTCTCTCACCCGTCACTCCTATCCGCCCATCGGCTGGTTCGCCAACCTCAAGAAGTACCAGGCGCTGCCGCCGGAACTGCAGAAGGCGGTGGACGAGTCCATGCGGGCGGCGTGCGACGCGAACCGGAAGATCGAGGTCGAGCGTGAGAAGCAGGACTTCGACATCATGAGGAAGGCCGGCACCCAGATCAACGAGGTGAAGGACATCAAACAGTTCCAGGCGCTCATGAAGCCCGTGTACGACGGCGTCGAGTCCAAGGTGGGCAAGGACTTCATGACCAAGCTGAACGCGGCCATCGCCGCCGCGGGCAAATAG